A genome region from Nitrosopumilus oxyclinae includes the following:
- the leuS gene encoding leucine--tRNA ligase: protein MINWNELETKWRNKWAESKDFETNPNDKPKKFITVAYPYPNSPQHIGHGRTYTLADVHARFYRMQGYNVLFPMGFHYTGTPVLGMAKRIEKGEKEILDGLRNVYHVPEEAIKTFVEPIKIADYFHEEIKSGMIEMGYSIDWRREFTTIVPGYQKFIEWQITILKERGRIIQGSHPVGWCPKDQNPVSQHDTMGDVEPKIDEKNFLIKFKLGEFIFPVTTLRPETIFGITNLWVNPNTIYKKVTVDDETWIISEECAHKIEFFEKQVKIIGDIPGSEIIGKYATNHDGREIPVLPADFVEPGMGTGVVMSVPAHAPKDYQALMDLKAKNHELASKIEPIPIIVTEGYGEYPAKQICEKLGVSDQTDSKLEEATKELYLKEFTDGKLNEKCLHFNNEKVQFGRDKIRTWLQENNTLEKFPVLENSPVHCRCGAECVVKILNNQWFLNYGDEEWKELARNCFDEMNILPSNIRTEFKEVIEWLHERACARQQGLGTKLPWDKDWIVESLSDSVIYMAYYTISRFLNDGTVSPENLTREFFDYVLLDKGDVALAASTSKLSEDIINTMKKEFQYFYPVDSRHSGRDLVQNHLSFFVLNHVAIFEKKLWPQEIVVNGSVMMDGAKMSKSMGNIIPLRTAIRDHGADPIRLAIISSAELLQDADFNMESVSGIQSKLTSLLEECSRLKNEPISELQAEDKWILSKTQSLIGDVTEAVEKMRLREALHDILFSFESDLSWYAKRVEAKGRKDVSGILYKINSARVAMLSPFAPHIAEEMWEKLGNETQVSKSAWPTHSKDDVDVTAIQAEVLLKGTIDDIANILKVTKITPKKIVLYVNSDETKTKIYRKMLGIMVGGQNNMGVVMKELIADPQTTDAKKMPDFVQKTIKDLHSESEEIKSMKHESSSFDEKEFLSSELSSIGKKEFGVDITVYSESDNDIYDPKGKARHARPFKPAILIE, encoded by the coding sequence ATGATAAACTGGAATGAACTAGAAACTAAATGGCGAAACAAGTGGGCAGAATCAAAAGACTTTGAGACAAACCCAAATGATAAACCAAAAAAATTCATTACAGTTGCATATCCGTATCCAAACTCTCCGCAACATATCGGACATGGCAGAACATACACACTAGCTGATGTTCATGCAAGGTTCTATAGAATGCAAGGATACAACGTATTGTTTCCAATGGGATTCCACTATACTGGAACTCCAGTATTAGGCATGGCCAAAAGAATTGAGAAGGGAGAGAAAGAAATTCTTGATGGATTACGAAATGTGTATCATGTTCCTGAAGAGGCAATCAAGACATTTGTTGAACCAATAAAGATTGCAGATTATTTCCATGAAGAGATAAAATCTGGAATGATCGAGATGGGTTATTCAATTGATTGGAGACGAGAGTTTACTACTATAGTTCCAGGTTATCAGAAATTTATCGAGTGGCAGATTACTATACTCAAAGAAAGAGGTAGAATTATTCAAGGTAGTCATCCAGTTGGTTGGTGTCCAAAAGACCAGAATCCTGTATCACAGCACGATACAATGGGGGACGTTGAACCCAAAATTGATGAGAAGAATTTCTTGATTAAATTCAAGCTAGGTGAATTTATTTTCCCAGTGACAACACTGCGACCTGAAACAATTTTTGGAATTACGAATCTTTGGGTCAATCCAAATACTATATACAAAAAGGTAACAGTTGATGATGAAACATGGATAATTTCTGAAGAGTGTGCACATAAAATAGAATTCTTTGAAAAACAAGTAAAAATAATTGGCGATATTCCAGGTAGTGAAATTATTGGAAAATATGCAACTAACCACGATGGACGAGAGATTCCAGTATTACCTGCAGATTTTGTAGAGCCCGGAATGGGTACGGGTGTAGTAATGTCAGTGCCAGCTCACGCACCAAAGGATTACCAAGCTTTGATGGATTTGAAGGCTAAAAATCACGAATTAGCGTCCAAAATTGAGCCTATTCCCATCATAGTTACAGAAGGATATGGAGAGTATCCTGCAAAACAGATTTGTGAGAAATTAGGAGTTTCAGACCAAACAGATTCCAAGCTAGAAGAGGCTACAAAGGAATTGTACCTCAAAGAGTTTACAGATGGAAAATTAAATGAAAAATGTTTACATTTCAATAACGAAAAGGTGCAGTTTGGTCGCGATAAAATCAGAACATGGCTCCAAGAGAACAACACACTAGAAAAATTCCCAGTGCTTGAAAACTCTCCGGTACATTGCAGATGCGGAGCTGAATGTGTTGTAAAAATATTGAACAACCAATGGTTTCTCAATTACGGAGATGAAGAGTGGAAGGAGCTTGCTCGTAATTGTTTTGATGAAATGAACATTCTACCTAGTAACATTAGAACAGAATTCAAAGAAGTGATAGAGTGGTTACACGAGCGAGCTTGTGCAAGACAACAGGGGTTGGGAACTAAACTCCCATGGGACAAGGATTGGATTGTAGAGTCATTATCAGATAGTGTAATTTACATGGCATACTATACCATTTCACGATTCCTAAATGATGGAACAGTATCTCCTGAGAATTTAACTCGCGAGTTTTTCGATTATGTTTTGCTTGACAAAGGAGATGTGGCACTAGCTGCTAGCACTTCTAAACTTTCTGAGGATATTATCAATACAATGAAAAAAGAATTCCAATATTTCTATCCAGTTGACTCTAGACATTCAGGACGAGATTTAGTTCAGAATCATTTGTCATTTTTTGTATTAAATCATGTAGCAATATTTGAGAAAAAACTATGGCCACAAGAAATTGTAGTCAATGGAAGTGTAATGATGGATGGTGCTAAGATGTCAAAGAGTATGGGAAATATCATTCCGTTACGTACTGCAATCAGAGACCATGGTGCAGATCCAATTAGATTGGCTATCATTTCATCAGCAGAATTGTTACAGGATGCAGATTTTAACATGGAATCAGTTTCAGGAATTCAAAGCAAGCTTACATCTCTACTTGAAGAGTGCTCTAGGCTCAAAAATGAGCCTATTTCAGAGTTGCAAGCTGAAGATAAATGGATTTTATCTAAAACCCAAAGTTTGATTGGAGATGTTACAGAAGCAGTTGAAAAAATGAGATTGCGTGAGGCATTACATGATATTTTGTTTTCATTTGAATCTGATTTGAGTTGGTATGCAAAACGTGTAGAAGCTAAAGGACGAAAAGACGTTTCAGGAATTTTGTACAAGATAAATTCTGCACGAGTTGCAATGTTGTCTCCATTTGCACCACACATAGCTGAGGAAATGTGGGAGAAGCTTGGAAATGAAACCCAAGTGTCAAAATCAGCATGGCCTACACATTCCAAAGATGATGTTGATGTTACTGCCATTCAAGCTGAAGTGTTGCTTAAAGGAACCATAGATGACATTGCAAATATTCTCAAAGTTACAAAAATAACTCCAAAGAAAATTGTTCTTTATGTAAATTCAGATGAAACAAAAACCAAAATCTATCGTAAGATGTTAGGCATAATGGTAGGCGGTCAAAACAACATGGGAGTTGTAATGAAAGAACTCATTGCAGATCCGCAAACTACAGATGCTAAAAAGATGCCAGACTTTGTACAAAAGACAATCAAGGATTTGCATTCAGAATCTGAAGAAATTAAATCAATGAAGCATGAATCTTCAAGCTTTGATGAGAAGGAATTCTTATCATCTGAACTATCAAGTATCGGTAAAAAGGAATTTGGAGTAGACATTACAGTATATTCAGAATCAGATAATGACATTTATGATCCAAAAGGTAAAGCAAGACACGCAAGACCATTCAAGCCTGCAATATTGATTGAATAA
- a CDS encoding DUF6293 family protein: protein MRAKFASLGKNIIQPLRDQWMFIDVEKIGRNRWITIAQEGIDASEFLT, encoded by the coding sequence TTGCGAGCCAAATTTGCAAGTCTTGGTAAAAATATTATACAGCCATTACGAGACCAATGGATGTTTATCGATGTTGAGAAGATTGGAAGAAATAGATGGATAACAATTGCTCAAGAAGGAATAGATGCATCAGAATTTCTAACCTAG
- a CDS encoding superoxide dismutase gives MVQYELPRLPYGYDELEPFLDTETMKIHHQKHHQAYVDGLNKSLADVGSASHPQYISSVLSDLKSIPESGRSAINFFGGGFENHRLFWETMTPNSDGKPTGQLEDQIDVYFDNFDNFKKVFSETAINIQGSGWCWLVFNSTYHKIEIITTENQTSPWTLGKFPLLGLDVWEHAYYLKYQNKRPDYVNAWWNVVNWDYVGNRFSELA, from the coding sequence ATGGTTCAATACGAACTTCCAAGATTGCCTTATGGATATGATGAACTGGAACCATTTCTTGATACAGAAACAATGAAAATTCATCATCAGAAACATCATCAGGCATATGTTGATGGGTTGAACAAATCTCTTGCAGATGTAGGAAGTGCATCTCATCCGCAATACATTTCATCTGTACTATCTGATCTAAAATCTATTCCAGAATCTGGAAGAAGTGCGATTAACTTTTTTGGTGGTGGATTTGAAAATCATCGTTTGTTTTGGGAAACCATGACCCCAAATAGTGATGGAAAACCAACTGGTCAATTGGAGGATCAAATTGATGTTTATTTTGATAATTTTGATAATTTCAAAAAAGTTTTTTCTGAAACCGCCATCAATATTCAGGGTAGTGGTTGGTGTTGGTTAGTTTTTAATTCAACTTATCATAAAATTGAAATCATCACCACTGAAAATCAAACTAGTCCTTGGACTCTAGGAAAATTCCCGTTACTTGGTTTGGATGTTTGGGAACATGCATATTATTTGAAATATCAAAACAAAAGACCTGATTATGTTAATGCATGGTGGAATGTTGTTAATTGGGATTATGTTGGAAATAGATTTTCAGAACTTGCTTGA